CCCCTTCCCTCTGCCTGATAACCTTACTTCAAGCACCTCAACGCTCTGGTCTTCGGCAATCTGCCTTGCCAGCTTCAGTACTTCATCAGCAACAATTGACTGTTTTGTATCCATATACCTATAAAACAAAAGAGTGGGAAAACCCACTCTTTTGTTAAAATAATGCTAAAGCTGTTTAAAATATATAATAATACTGTTTTAAGTTACCACTTTATCACCAAAAAAGCAATCATTTTCAGGGGTGGTTTTTTCCACCCCTGAAAATGATAAAAACTTATTTGCCCGCCGGTGCTGCCGGAGCTGCTGGCGCTGCCGGTGCTGCCGGAGCTGCTGCAGGAGCCTCTGCCGGTTTCGGAGCCTCAGCTGGTTTTGGAGCCTCTGCCTTCTTGCAGCCTACTGCTGTAAGAGCAAAAGCTACAATCAGCAATAATGAAAGGATTAAAGCTATTACTTTCTTCACTTGGGTCACCTCCTCCTTAATATAATGTAAAACAGACCTTAATTTGATAACATATATAATAAATATTGTCAAGATTTTTAAAAAAATGATACTAAACGAATCAGGGGGGTTTTTATGGCAAATTTTAACAATCCGGCACTTATCATCTTCGACCTTGACGGCACACTTGTTGACTCGGGCAAAGACATAACTAATGCATTAAATTATGCTATAGCGCCATACGGCTTTAAGCCTCTTACTGTGGAGGACACCATTAAGATGGTCGGAGAAGGACTGACAAGGCTTATAGAAAAAATTCTTGAAGACAATAATGTTTACATAAAAGATGCTGTGCTCGACAGGTTTATCAAATACTATTCGGAACACCTCACTGATTTTACAAGGCCTTATCCGGGAGTAATAAAAACCCTTGAAATTCTCGGGAGGTATAAAAAGGCAGTGATATCCAACAAGAGGGAATCTCTGTCAAAAAAACTCCTTGAACAACTCGGACTCATGAAATTTTTTGATGTCGTGCTCGGAAGCGACAGCGCTGCTGAAAAAAAACCGTCACCGGAGCCTGTTAAAAAAGTTCTTAAAATTCTCGGCATAGAGCCTCAAAGAGCTATTATCGTGGGCGATAGTGCCTTTGACATACAGGCAGGTAAAGGCGCAGGGCTAATCACAGTGGCGGTAACTTACGGATTCAGGGATAGAGAATCACTCGCCAGCGCAGATTTTTTAATTGACAACATGGCCCAGCTTCTGACATTGATAGAAAAAAATAACGCGCAGGATATTCTTACTTAATGAACCTAACGTTAGACACCATACGCTATATAAAACTTTACCAGAATAAGAAAGGTTACAGGTTTTCTGTAGATGCACTGCTTCTCTATTCATTTGTAAACATACACAGAGCATACAGGATTGCCGATCTGGGAGCAGGCTCCGGGATTGTAGGAATCCTGCTGGCGAAAAAATATCATGATTCAGAGGTGGCCCTTATCGAAATTCAGAACAGCCTCGCCGGACTTGCAGAAAAGAACATCGTCCTTAACAAGGTTGAAAAGCGAGTAAGGGTAATCAGGACAGACATAAAGAAATTCAAACCCAGCAATCCAGAACTTGAAAATGAAACAATCATGTCTCAAAGAGACACAAAGAGCAATGAAAATGTCATTGCGAGGAGCGGTAGCGACGAAGCAATCTCAAAAGACAAGATTGCCACGCCTTCGGCTCGCAATGACAGGTTAGAGGTATTTTCAGGTGAAAATACTCTCAACTCACCGCTCCTAACTCCCAACTCTTTTGATCTCGTTGTATCAAACCCTCCGTTCAGATGCCAGAAGACAGGAATTATAAGCCCTTCAGATGAAAAGGCTATTGCAAGACATGAAATAGAGCTAAAACTTGCAGATTTAATACAGGCCTCGTGCTCGCTTCTGAGGTCCAAAGGCAGATTCTGCATGATTTATCATCCGTCAAGGCTTGTGGAACTCATTGACGCCTTGAGGGAGAAACATCTGGAGCCGAAAAGATTAAGGTTTGTTCATTCCAATCACATGACAGAGGCAAAGATGGCGCTCGTAGAGGCGATAAAGGACGGAAGGACAGAGATGAAAATTGAGAATCCCTTGTACATATATAAAGAAGACGGGACATACACGGATGAGATGAAAGCCCTCTATTAAATAGGGCCATTTTTACTCTCTATCTTTTTTTTGCCCTCCCTGCTTTCCTTCTTGAGGTAACATGCCATATTCTGAAAAGCCTTTCAAGTTTGTCTTTATATGCCATTGATAAAAAAACAGCAACAACAGCAGCGCCCAGAAGAATAAAAAAACTGTAATACTGCTGGTTGTGAATATAACTTCCTCCAAGCGTCAGCAGGACAGTGCCGGCAAATCTGCCCACTGTACTGATGATGAGGAATTCCTTTGTTGTCAGGTGCCCCAGCCCGAGGATATAACACAGAGAATCTTTTGGAAAGCCCGGTATAAGAAATAACAGAAAGACAAGGAAGGCGCCCTTATGATGAAGAAGATAATCATATCTCTCTATCGTTTTCTTTTTAAGGAATTTTTCAACAAAAGGCCTTCCGAGAAATCTTGAAAGAGTAAAAGCCACCCATGAGCCGATGGTTAACCCTATTGTAGATAACAGTATACCAAGGGATATGCCATACAGGTAACCACCGATGAAGCCTGTAACCTCTCCGGGAATAGGAGCG
This DNA window, taken from Nitrospirota bacterium, encodes the following:
- a CDS encoding HAD-IA family hydrolase — protein: MANFNNPALIIFDLDGTLVDSGKDITNALNYAIAPYGFKPLTVEDTIKMVGEGLTRLIEKILEDNNVYIKDAVLDRFIKYYSEHLTDFTRPYPGVIKTLEILGRYKKAVISNKRESLSKKLLEQLGLMKFFDVVLGSDSAAEKKPSPEPVKKVLKILGIEPQRAIIVGDSAFDIQAGKGAGLITVAVTYGFRDRESLASADFLIDNMAQLLTLIEKNNAQDILT
- a CDS encoding tRNA1(Val) (adenine(37)-N6)-methyltransferase; translated protein: MNLTLDTIRYIKLYQNKKGYRFSVDALLLYSFVNIHRAYRIADLGAGSGIVGILLAKKYHDSEVALIEIQNSLAGLAEKNIVLNKVEKRVRVIRTDIKKFKPSNPELENETIMSQRDTKSNENVIARSGSDEAISKDKIATPSARNDRLEVFSGENTLNSPLLTPNSFDLVVSNPPFRCQKTGIISPSDEKAIARHEIELKLADLIQASCSLLRSKGRFCMIYHPSRLVELIDALREKHLEPKRLRFVHSNHMTEAKMALVEAIKDGRTEMKIENPLYIYKEDGTYTDEMKALY
- a CDS encoding TVP38/TMEM64 family protein, whose protein sequence is MLVVVIAGSTIILYQTGLVSFFLNKERVADFLNSLGPLSFIGFIVLQAVQVIAAPIPGEVTGFIGGYLYGISLGILLSTIGLTIGSWVAFTLSRFLGRPFVEKFLKKKTIERYDYLLHHKGAFLVFLLFLIPGFPKDSLCYILGLGHLTTKEFLIISTVGRFAGTVLLTLGGSYIHNQQYYSFFILLGAAVVAVFLSMAYKDKLERLFRIWHVTSRRKAGRAKKR